CTTGTCCGGCATCATGCGAGAATCGTTCTCGCATTGCCTTTCACGGACCGTGATCACCGACATCGACGAGAATTGTGCCAGTGTCATCACGGGGAAAGCAAAGGACGTGTCTTCGAAGCGCGAATAAGCGGATGGGGCATTATCCGAATTATTCTGCTAATTTCCATTTTCTCCTGTTGACATCACACCGTACGCTGTATACCTTTAGCGCAAAGAACTAAGGAGCATGCAATGAGTTTTGATATCACCCGCATGGAAGAAGAGATACGCCGCACACATCCCGATTATATCGTTCATGTACCGGGGAGCCTCGACGGGAGCACCGGTGACGGCGGGAACGAACACTTTCTCGTATTCGACGGCCCCGACGGTTCGCTCATGGCGGTATGGACGCAGAGCACATACGAGGGACAGCCCGATCACCGAATAGTATTTTCGCGGAGCACTACCGAGGGAATGACCTGGACGCGGCCGAAAACGATCGCGGGGCCGGGCAAGGATATCGATCCGAAAACCGGCAAAGGGATGACGAGCTGGGGCTTTCCGCTCATTTCAAAAAGCGGGCGCATCTACGTGCTTTACAACAAGCAGATAGGGCTTGTCGATACGCATCATCAATTCACCGGCGTCATGGCGGGGAAATATTCGGATGATAACGGCGAGACCTGGTCGGCGGAGGATATTGTTCCGATGCCGAAAAGCAAATGGGATGACCCCGACCCCGCGATGCCGGGGAATTGGATAGTGTGGCAGAAGCCCGAGCGGCTTTCCGAGGGAAAATATTTCGCCGGATTCACGCGATGGCTTTCGACGAAAGTACGCAAGGAGCCGCCGAAAGGGCATTACTGGGCATGGGAATGTGTGGTCGAGTTCATGCGCTTTGAGAACGTCGATAATGATCCGGCTATTCGCGATCTGAAGATCAGCTATTTCGCCGAGAACGATGCGGCGCTGCGCGTGGAATATCCTTTCGACAGCACGATGAGCGTTGTACAGGAGCCGTCATTAGTTAAGCTCCCTGACGGCAGATTGTTCTGCGCCATGCGCACGTTCACGGGCCATCCCTATTATGCTATTTCCGCCGATGCAGGGAAAACATGGTCGAAACCGGAAGTGCTCCGCTACAATGACGAGAGCGTCCCGATGCTCCATCCGATAAGCCCTTCGCCGATATACGAAGTGGAGGACGGCGTCTACGCGCTTTTCATCCATAATCATAACGGCAATTTCGGTCCGTGGACGGGCGGAGATGCCGAAAAGCCGGGCGATTCGCTCTGGCATAGGCGTCCGATATGGATACTCCGGGGTACGTTCATGCCCAACGCAAAACAGCCGCTTCATTTTTCTCCGCCGCGATTCCTCATGGATAATGACGGCGTTGCACTTGGTTTCGGCAACGGGCGCACCGACCTTGCGATGTATGCGAGCTGTACGCGGCGCAACGGGAATGCGGTGTTATGGTATCCAGAACGGAAATTCTTCCTGCTTGGCAAGAAGCTCAAAGGCTTATACTGATATCATGAGCGCGAAAGGCTCCTGGTACGGCGATCGATGCTATTTCGGCATGCATTATGATATGCATGTGCGCACCGACGATACTGATATCGGCGCACGACTGACCGTCGACGATATTGCCGCCAATCTCAAAGCAATGAAATGCGACTGGGTACAAACCGACTGCAAGGGACATCCCGGCGTCACCGGATGGAAAAGCACTGTGCCTGCGGCGACGGTGAATGCTCATATTCATAACGACATGATGACGGTGTGGCGCGCGGCGACGAAACGGTTGAAGCTTCCGCTCCATTGTCACTACTCAGGAATCATCGATCATGCGGCCGCGGAAAAATTCCCCGCATGGAAAGTGGTGCCCAATCCATCGCAGAAAAAGCCGCCGGAAATGCATCGCCTCTGCCCGCGTTCGCCGTATCTCGATGAACTTCTCATACCGCAGATGAAAGAGCTTATCGACCGCTATGATGTGGATGGCTTTTGGGTGGACGGTGATCTCTGGGGCGTCGATCCCTGCTACTGCAGCGCCTGCCGCCGCGTGTTCACCGAAGAGACGGGTATCATCGAGCCGCCGGTTGAACTGAGCGATGCGAATTGGCCGCTCTGGATGAAATTTCACCGCGCGAGTTTCGACGCGTATGTGAAAAAATACTGCGATGCGGTACACGCGCACAGACCCGGCGTCCGTGTCTGCTCGAACTGGCTTCAGACATTCGGGGATCCCGGCGAACCGACAGCGCCCACGGACTGGATAAGCGGGGATAATACACCGGTGTTCGGGCTCGATTCAAGCCGCTGCGAGGCCCGCTTCATTTCCACACGGGAAAAACCGTGGGATATCATGCTCTGGAATTTTTACTGCTCCGGCGGCTTCGAACATCTCGATACATCTCCGTGGACGGCGAAACCGGCAGAAATGCTCATGCAGGAGGCGGCTGTCTCGCTCGCGTTCGGCGGCCATGTGCAGATATATGAATCCCCCCAGTACATACGCGATGGACGTCTTGTTCCCTGGCGATCGAAACGCATCGGCGAGGCCGCATCGTTCATCAAAGCGCGGCGTGCCGTCTGCTCAGGCACCGAGACCATACCGCAGATTGCGGTTCTTCACTCCGAACATCATTATCGAAGTCTTCCATCGAATAATCTTCATTGGGGGTACGATGCCGACGCCGTGCGCGGAGCGGTGTTCTCGATACTGGAATCGTCCTACGGTGTCGATGTTCTCGACGAATGGGCGCTCTTTCCGCATCTTGCCGATTTCCCGGTGGTTGTAATCCCCGAGCAGTACAATATGAGTAATGCGATGGTGAATGCATTGAAGCAGTATGCTGTCGCCGGCGGGCGTCTCCTCGTGGCGGGGGCGAAATGCCTTGACCGCTTCGGGGCCGAATTTTTCGGCGTAAAAAGTGAGGGTATTACCGATGTAAAAGAAAAGGTGAACGGTGAGCCGAAAAGTCTCTATCCGTTCAAGAATTCCCATTTCTGTGTTTCCTCAGCGCTCGGTGTGACGCCGGTGTTCAGCAAAGAGCTGCATCGCGTCATCCCGGCAGGCGCGGATGCGCATTCGTATTTCTGGACAACACCGATACCCGACGATGACCGCGCCCCGTTCGCCGCGGCGACGGTATATCGCGTCGGGAAGGGATATGCCGCATACATACCATTCGATGTTTTTAAGGATTTTAAGACGAATAGATATATCATGGAACGGGCGTTCATAGGCGAAGTGATAGCGTCGATGAGACCCGATCTTTCGATACGGGTGAAAGCCCCTGCGGCGATAGACGTCGTCCTTCGTAAAAAAGGCACGGCAAGCATCGTACATTTCATCAATCGCGCATCGGGCATTCCCAATCAGCCGAACAACGGCGTCATCGATGAGATCCCCGGCGTGGGACCGATGACGATAACCGCAGCGCTGCCGCGCCGTCCGAAAAAAGTGGAGCTCTCCCTTGAAAAAGGCACGTTGTCGTGGAAATATACGCCGGGAAAGAAAGGACGCGGCGTGCTGTCAATTACGCTTCCGCGTGTGCATATTCACGCAGCGGTACTGATAGACTGATGCAGGGCCGCTATCGTATTGCCGCGCTCGTAACCACAACATCTTTGGCCGCCAATGTCTTCGCGCGAACGGCAACCGTGCGTGATGCCCCCGGCAATAGATCGAAATAATCGTCATCGGGTACGGCACTGTCGGGAAGTTCCAGGTGCACCGCATGCGCGAACACATCGCTTGTCACGGTGACCGCATAGATGCCCTTCGCGGTTTTAACCGTCTTCACTGAAAGTTCCGGCTTTGTGAGCTTCATCTCACGAATATCCGCGGCACGGAGCGTCGCCGGGAGAATTTCGCTTTTACCTCTGATGCGCGCGAACCAGACCCCGTCCTTCGGGTCTTCCTTCCCGCGCTTGAACGAAGCGATGACCGTCCGCGATGATGCCTTCGCGATAAAGATCTTCGACCGAGCGGAGATACTTTTGCCGTCGAGCGTTGTGTACCCGAATTCGATATATCCTTTCACCGGTTCCAGGGTATCATTCGCCATGACGACAGTAATAACCCTCTTTTCTTCACGGAGGATAAGCCGACGATGCGCGAGTGCGCGTTTGACGAAATAGTACGATATCTTCCGCCTGAGATAATAATCGATGATGGTCCAGCCGAGCTCGCCCCAGCAATCCTCGTACATCCAGAAAAGCGCACCGTGACAGTTGCCCCGAAAGCGCATGGCCTCGAGGGAGTAGGAATACATGAGCCCCTGACAGAGGCCGCTGTAGAGAAAGTAATCGACGAGCGGCATGCCGTCCGTATCGCGATAGTGCTTTTGTATCCCCGCGAGCACGGTGTCCTTCTCGAACGTGTTCGTGTGATGCTTCCACACATCGCCCGTTATGTCGATGTCGTTCGTGTCGAGGTAGTCCTCCGTGGAGCGTTTGCTGCACGCGCCGATATATCCGTACTCCGAAACGAAAGGCGATGTGCATGCGTCATATTCTTCCGGCGTGATACGCTTCATCATATCCTTGTTCATCATGCAATCGCCCCAATGATGGCGGTCGCCGATGCTCGGCGAATTGGGCGAATCGGCGCCGCCGTAGGGCGAACCGTTCCAGTAGGGAATGTCGGGGGAATAGGCGCGCACGGCGTCCGGGAGAATGTGATTATAGATATACGCCCCGCTTTGTGTTCTATCCTTCCACCAGTCGCAGAACCCCCAGTTGTTCTCATTGTTACCCGACCACACAGCCATACAGGGATGATGGCGCAGGCGCTCGATCTGATATTTCGCTTCAAGCTCGACCTCGCGTCGGAACCATTCGAGATGATCGGGATACGGCGCGCAGGCGAACATGAAATCGTGCCAGACGAGAATGCCCGCACGGTCGCATTCGTCGTAGAATGCTTCGCGCTCGTAGAGGCCGCCGCCCCAGATACGGAGCATGGTGAAATTCGCCTCGGCCGCTTCGCGTACGAGCGTATGGTATCGTTCGTCGCTCACGCGGGCGTAGATCGCGTCCGCCGGTATCCAGTTCGCACCCTTGCAGAACATCTTCACGCCGTTCACTTCGAATGCGAATGTGTTCACGTCGAGCAGCTTGATGGATCGAACGCCGAAGCACTTTTCCATCCGTTCATGCTTTTTTCCGCCGATGAGAAGCGCCGCTTCGACGGTATAGAGGTGCTGTTCGCCCATACCGTTAGGCCACCAGAGCTTTGGGCGTTTCAGCGGCACGTCGAACGTGATGACGGTGTTCCCTGAATGCACGAGCACCGCGCGCTTCATCGATATTTTTTCCGCTTTCACATCGCTTTTTTCGCCGCGAATGAAAAGCGAAAGTTCGGCATCGAGCGTGCGGTAAAAATGCATGCCTTCGACGGCAACATCGACGATAACCGATATATCGTCGCCGTGCCGCTGTGATCGCACATGTATGTCGCGAAGCGCCGCTGACTTCAATACCTGGAGCGTAACGTCGCCGGCGATGGCGGTGGTGGCAAGCCGCGGGCTCCAGTCCCAGCCGAAACTGTACTGCGGTTTGCGTACGAAGGGACGCCGCGCATCTCCGCGTTCGGGACGCCCGTTGCCGGCTTCCGTTCCTGCGCGGATCGCCATCCCGATCATATCGTCCTCGGTGATATTCTCCACGCCGGCGGAAAGCCGTACGAGAAGGACATTTCCCGCAGGCTTAAGCACGGGTTTTACATCGCATACAAAAGGGCGAAATGCGTTCACATGCCTGCCGATGATGACGCCATTGAGGAAAATGACCGCGTTCGAATCGAGACCGTTCATCGAAAGCTCGACGGCATCCGCATCCGCGTATCCGTTCGGCGCATCGAATGTTCTCTTGTACCACCACGAGCGTTCCTCGGTCCAGGCACACTCACGGCTCTGAACGCCGGTAAGCGGCTCCGTTATCTTCCCCGCACTGATAAGTCCCTGATGTATGTCACCCGGCACCGGTGAGGAGATCCAATCCGACTTTGCGAGTACGGCATCCGCGTTCGTTATATCGAGATCTATCGGCTCGTCGGTTATCTCCCACATGCCGTTCAAGGAAATAGTGCTCACATCGCCCTCCGGGTCGCCGTTTGCATCAATATAGCATCCGTGCGGTATTCGGGAAATACCCCTTCCTGCAAAATGGATATACCTGCCCGCAACGGCGCATCAGGATGCGGCTATTCCGTTTTCTCCATGCAATTACCATTTTGTGCATGGCGCATTCAGGGACAGTATACTATACTGGATGGAATTCTCCCGCGGGGGTTCTGTTATGAACACAAGAAGTTTCACGATGCTTATCGTTTCGACGATGACCGCTCTTTCGGTGTACGCCCAGGCGAAGCCCGAGGTCGAATTTCTCTTCAACGGCGATCTTAAGAACACCGGCACACTCGGCGGCGAGGGGAAATTCCTCAATCCGGTGACGGGGGAAGAGGCGTGTTTCGGCGAAGGCATGAATATTCGCTGTCTCGATGTGACACGGACGAAAGGCGGATCAGCGGAGAAAGCGAGCGATCACGGCGGGGCGGTGATCATTACGGCAAAGGGTATTGACGGCGCGAAGTCGCTTTCAGTGAGCGGCGTCATCTACGCTGCGACAAAGGATGATCTTCCCCGGCGCATCGTGTCGGTGAGCCCGCTCCTGCAGGTGTATGTACAGAGCGGGGGCATGGTGTGTGCGGTGGCGAACGCGAAGAATGAGACGAAGTGGTTCGGCGCGAAGATGATCGCAGAAGTGAATAAACCGATATTCTTCACCATAGTCGTTGACAGCGAGAAGGACACGGTCACGGCATATCAACTGCAGAGAGGTGCGCTGGTAAAGACCGCTTCCGAGGGGGCGCTGCCTGTGGACGCGAAGGTCATCGGCGGGTATATCGAGATAGGCAATATGAACAAACAGCGCCCATTCAAGGGTTTCATCGATAATATCCGTATATTCACAAGTGCGCTCGCTGAGGGCGATATCAATGCGGTCATGACCGCGGACAGATCATCGCTTGTTCTTCCCTCGCCGGGCATTGTCGAAGCAAAGGATGCTCCCGAAAGGAAAGCGGATGCCGGTAAGAAAGCGCTCCCGCCGCTCGAGAACGGCGTGCTTGTCGATCCGGACAAGAGCAGCAAGATGCCGCCGTGGAAGATACAGATAGTGCGCGAGGGTGTGCGCGGGAATGTACTGCCGGCTGTCGACGGTAATTCCTTTGTCACAAAACTCAACTATTCATTCGTGCCGAATGCCGCCAACAATGTCTATATCAAACTCGTTCGCGGAATGCCTACCGGCGTCGACGATTCATCCGGGCTCACGTTCTCATACTTTGCCGCGGACCCGAAAATAACCTGCTTCGTCAGACTGTCGGACAACACGGGGCAGACGCATCAGCATACACTGAAGATACCCGCTGCCGGCTGGCAGAAGGTCTCTCTTGCATTCGATAAAACGGTGTTCACCGATTGCTGGGGCGGCGACGGCAGCGGCGCGATAAAATTCCCCGTACGTTCGCTGTCCATTGATATTTACAAGGGGTCGGCAGACTCGCCGGACGGGACATTTCAGATAAAAGAGACCATGATCCATACGTTCTCATTCAATCCTCATGCCGTGTTCGGTATTGCCATCGAGAACGATCTGCCGAGCGGCGTTGCGTTCGTCGGGGAGCGTGCCGTGTATCGTGTGTCGGTCATGAACCGCCGCTCGCTTGCCATCAACACCGAACTCGTGGTGAAAAGTATCGCCG
The DNA window shown above is from Spirochaetota bacterium and carries:
- a CDS encoding sialidase family protein, which encodes MSFDITRMEEEIRRTHPDYIVHVPGSLDGSTGDGGNEHFLVFDGPDGSLMAVWTQSTYEGQPDHRIVFSRSTTEGMTWTRPKTIAGPGKDIDPKTGKGMTSWGFPLISKSGRIYVLYNKQIGLVDTHHQFTGVMAGKYSDDNGETWSAEDIVPMPKSKWDDPDPAMPGNWIVWQKPERLSEGKYFAGFTRWLSTKVRKEPPKGHYWAWECVVEFMRFENVDNDPAIRDLKISYFAENDAALRVEYPFDSTMSVVQEPSLVKLPDGRLFCAMRTFTGHPYYAISADAGKTWSKPEVLRYNDESVPMLHPISPSPIYEVEDGVYALFIHNHNGNFGPWTGGDAEKPGDSLWHRRPIWILRGTFMPNAKQPLHFSPPRFLMDNDGVALGFGNGRTDLAMYASCTRRNGNAVLWYPERKFFLLGKKLKGLY
- a CDS encoding alpha-L-fucosidase — translated: MSAKGSWYGDRCYFGMHYDMHVRTDDTDIGARLTVDDIAANLKAMKCDWVQTDCKGHPGVTGWKSTVPAATVNAHIHNDMMTVWRAATKRLKLPLHCHYSGIIDHAAAEKFPAWKVVPNPSQKKPPEMHRLCPRSPYLDELLIPQMKELIDRYDVDGFWVDGDLWGVDPCYCSACRRVFTEETGIIEPPVELSDANWPLWMKFHRASFDAYVKKYCDAVHAHRPGVRVCSNWLQTFGDPGEPTAPTDWISGDNTPVFGLDSSRCEARFISTREKPWDIMLWNFYCSGGFEHLDTSPWTAKPAEMLMQEAAVSLAFGGHVQIYESPQYIRDGRLVPWRSKRIGEAASFIKARRAVCSGTETIPQIAVLHSEHHYRSLPSNNLHWGYDADAVRGAVFSILESSYGVDVLDEWALFPHLADFPVVVIPEQYNMSNAMVNALKQYAVAGGRLLVAGAKCLDRFGAEFFGVKSEGITDVKEKVNGEPKSLYPFKNSHFCVSSALGVTPVFSKELHRVIPAGADAHSYFWTTPIPDDDRAPFAAATVYRVGKGYAAYIPFDVFKDFKTNRYIMERAFIGEVIASMRPDLSIRVKAPAAIDVVLRKKGTASIVHFINRASGIPNQPNNGVIDEIPGVGPMTITAALPRRPKKVELSLEKGTLSWKYTPGKKGRGVLSITLPRVHIHAAVLID
- a CDS encoding glycoside hydrolase family 2 protein — protein: MSTISLNGMWEITDEPIDLDITNADAVLAKSDWISSPVPGDIHQGLISAGKITEPLTGVQSRECAWTEERSWWYKRTFDAPNGYADADAVELSMNGLDSNAVIFLNGVIIGRHVNAFRPFVCDVKPVLKPAGNVLLVRLSAGVENITEDDMIGMAIRAGTEAGNGRPERGDARRPFVRKPQYSFGWDWSPRLATTAIAGDVTLQVLKSAALRDIHVRSQRHGDDISVIVDVAVEGMHFYRTLDAELSLFIRGEKSDVKAEKISMKRAVLVHSGNTVITFDVPLKRPKLWWPNGMGEQHLYTVEAALLIGGKKHERMEKCFGVRSIKLLDVNTFAFEVNGVKMFCKGANWIPADAIYARVSDERYHTLVREAAEANFTMLRIWGGGLYEREAFYDECDRAGILVWHDFMFACAPYPDHLEWFRREVELEAKYQIERLRHHPCMAVWSGNNENNWGFCDWWKDRTQSGAYIYNHILPDAVRAYSPDIPYWNGSPYGGADSPNSPSIGDRHHWGDCMMNKDMMKRITPEEYDACTSPFVSEYGYIGACSKRSTEDYLDTNDIDITGDVWKHHTNTFEKDTVLAGIQKHYRDTDGMPLVDYFLYSGLCQGLMYSYSLEAMRFRGNCHGALFWMYEDCWGELGWTIIDYYLRRKISYYFVKRALAHRRLILREEKRVITVVMANDTLEPVKGYIEFGYTTLDGKSISARSKIFIAKASSRTVIASFKRGKEDPKDGVWFARIRGKSEILPATLRAADIREMKLTKPELSVKTVKTAKGIYAVTVTSDVFAHAVHLELPDSAVPDDDYFDLLPGASRTVAVRAKTLAAKDVVVTSAAIR